A single Streptomyces mirabilis DNA region contains:
- a CDS encoding GNAT family N-acetyltransferase → MTNQPLVGTVVRLVRLSPGHAEALFPSASDPEVWRWMPRARPETVAQLRAWLGEMTADPTRRCFAVQRRDDGTVIGSTSMYDLDLTESRTEIGATWFDRSCWGGPYNVESKLLLFTHAFEDLRLARLALRTDNLNVRSQQALSRLGLVHEGTLRSHMRRPDGTRRDSLYYSLLADEWPAVRDALRVRVTAKSAS, encoded by the coding sequence ATGACCAACCAGCCGCTTGTGGGCACTGTCGTCCGCCTCGTCCGTCTGTCTCCCGGCCACGCCGAGGCTCTCTTCCCGTCGGCGTCCGACCCCGAGGTCTGGCGATGGATGCCCCGGGCACGACCCGAGACCGTGGCCCAACTGCGCGCGTGGCTCGGCGAGATGACCGCCGACCCGACACGGCGCTGCTTCGCGGTGCAGCGCCGTGACGACGGCACGGTGATCGGTTCAACCAGCATGTACGACCTCGACCTGACCGAGAGCCGCACCGAGATCGGCGCGACCTGGTTCGACCGTTCCTGCTGGGGCGGCCCCTACAACGTCGAGTCCAAACTGCTGCTGTTCACCCACGCCTTCGAGGACCTGCGCCTGGCTCGGCTGGCCCTGCGCACCGACAACCTCAACGTGCGCTCCCAGCAGGCCCTGTCCCGCCTCGGCCTGGTACACGAAGGCACCCTGCGCAGCCATATGCGCCGCCCGGACGGCACTCGCCGCGACTCCCTGTACTACAGCCTGCTCGCCGACGAATGGCCCGCCGTCCGCGATGCCTTGCGCGTCCGCGTCACCGCCAAGTCCGCGTCCTGA